A section of the Paenibacillus yonginensis genome encodes:
- a CDS encoding DUF5704 domain-containing protein, which produces MKFTSQIGGVIEPDAYRPYNGNKHTADYIIHTDLYWTATSEITKEISLTTGGQLPVGATKQLNAAVRTKTGDGSFGPETNVNTGSGGQTTWTSSNPSVASVSSSGLIRAVGKGTTTITVLWVKDGFQLTTSTVVTVGDDSGGGENPPGGGEPIGSCTYSISSPVRGTTISGSAMEPTASGVLKADSRGAERFDVLRGIPTSESLYANVFGASYLFQHRWVNLTGTVTYSVPVSKTYHKTWTLPGESGKEPDDPGKPPEPQDTTEQVQQTITVKRDYSYWIIDNLEVYRLAEATVENYALGGYGGSVTLSPSGYSAPTVTTQNEASADAHVHPAVCNAIDLGTQEVSGGETEPPTPQEGGLFQAQAESSIQQVEVNNDQVIFNGATVMNNARMSRSAPAPGSIPQPGQIGQQVLYQSGLTVSRSLINQPDNLTTGTLRYSLLPGNINGGADKTFSIPGMNRVTVHTPVVMYPGITDDKKHNQRITPNVSRAALILDRPFTVTLPTNGQHQQAPGYGNRDYAKYTASKQVLFPFAVWNSVKSQYIPANTWIEVPVSQEQVTFQMPTWVDEGDYTVWFRSIAENAPANFSGQTAANLDLAHHAAMNSLEVEVIGRLYDFRVTDITDYNWERVFRSEIGKLMSSGAAYWVGLRNIDGGPRGNAPPFKLPVHPGSHPDAAYRNVAVKTGYTFRFDVMTKGNMFSAQDSLQIKPSFDYVSLTGSERFPVDLYYHSGDQSFIKIGSREDVVSRGVILNEPMRNVPDTELIDTALYRYDHDYTFGQISGLSREAFVARFIGVFAKRPVGEGTYHALQLTEGLRTLAGPKSGVPASVAPQRALAAVQKWYGEYSLPAGVYVVKHGTNLAEYGRTHQGISEHADIFLKNGYIVVNFDIQSIAAGQPRLTYRQTPLMNQWQLEGYEGQAQDAKGHIFQLKDGDVVFYDADLSSRDDFLSTVTH; this is translated from the coding sequence GTGAAATTCACTTCACAAATTGGTGGAGTAATAGAACCAGATGCATACAGGCCATATAACGGTAACAAGCATACTGCTGACTATATCATTCATACAGACCTATACTGGACGGCGACATCAGAAATAACCAAAGAAATCAGCCTTACCACCGGCGGCCAACTCCCAGTCGGCGCCACCAAGCAGCTTAACGCCGCTGTTCGGACCAAAACAGGCGACGGCAGTTTCGGCCCTGAAACCAACGTCAACACGGGGAGCGGCGGACAGACAACCTGGACGTCGTCTAATCCTTCGGTTGCTTCGGTCAGTTCCTCGGGGCTGATAAGGGCAGTAGGCAAAGGGACAACAACGATCACAGTTTTATGGGTCAAAGACGGGTTCCAGTTGACCACCAGTACGGTGGTGACGGTTGGGGATGACTCTGGAGGAGGCGAGAATCCTCCGGGCGGGGGAGAGCCGATCGGCAGCTGTACATACAGTATAAGCAGTCCGGTACGGGGGACGACGATTTCAGGTTCTGCTATGGAGCCGACTGCCAGCGGCGTCTTGAAGGCCGACAGCCGAGGGGCAGAACGGTTTGACGTCCTAAGGGGGATTCCAACCTCTGAAAGCCTGTATGCCAACGTGTTCGGCGCAAGCTATCTGTTCCAACATAGGTGGGTTAACCTGACCGGAACCGTAACCTATAGCGTTCCCGTCAGCAAAACATATCATAAAACCTGGACCCTCCCAGGCGAATCGGGCAAGGAGCCGGATGACCCGGGCAAACCGCCGGAGCCTCAAGATACAACCGAGCAGGTTCAGCAGACGATCACCGTTAAACGGGACTACAGCTATTGGATCATTGACAATTTGGAGGTTTATCGACTGGCCGAAGCGACCGTAGAAAATTATGCACTGGGCGGATACGGAGGTTCGGTCACGTTAAGTCCGTCAGGGTATTCCGCACCTACGGTCACCACGCAAAATGAAGCAAGCGCAGACGCCCATGTCCATCCGGCCGTCTGCAATGCGATTGATTTGGGGACTCAGGAGGTTTCCGGCGGGGAGACGGAGCCGCCTACGCCGCAGGAAGGCGGATTGTTCCAAGCCCAAGCGGAATCAAGCATCCAGCAGGTTGAAGTCAATAATGACCAGGTGATTTTTAATGGCGCTACGGTCATGAACAATGCCCGGATGAGCAGGTCGGCTCCTGCGCCCGGTTCGATCCCCCAGCCGGGCCAAATCGGCCAGCAGGTGCTGTATCAATCGGGCCTGACAGTCAGCCGAAGTTTGATCAACCAGCCGGACAACCTGACTACCGGTACGCTGCGCTATAGTCTTCTCCCGGGGAATATTAACGGAGGCGCGGATAAAACCTTTTCCATCCCCGGGATGAACCGTGTAACGGTGCATACGCCGGTCGTCATGTATCCAGGTATCACGGATGACAAGAAGCACAACCAGCGGATCACGCCAAACGTCTCCCGTGCCGCGCTGATCCTGGACCGGCCGTTTACGGTGACGCTGCCAACGAACGGCCAGCATCAGCAAGCTCCCGGCTATGGCAACCGGGATTACGCTAAATATACGGCGAGCAAGCAGGTGTTATTTCCGTTTGCTGTTTGGAACTCGGTCAAAAGCCAGTATATCCCGGCCAACACCTGGATCGAGGTTCCGGTCAGCCAGGAGCAGGTGACTTTTCAAATGCCAACCTGGGTTGATGAAGGGGACTATACGGTCTGGTTCCGGTCGATTGCTGAAAATGCACCGGCCAACTTCAGCGGGCAGACAGCAGCGAATCTGGATTTAGCCCACCACGCGGCTATGAACAGCCTGGAGGTGGAGGTGATCGGCCGGCTGTACGATTTTCGGGTCACTGATATTACCGACTACAACTGGGAGCGGGTGTTCCGCAGTGAAATCGGCAAGCTGATGTCCTCCGGTGCGGCCTATTGGGTAGGACTGCGAAATATCGACGGAGGACCCAGGGGGAACGCGCCTCCATTTAAGCTGCCGGTTCATCCGGGCAGCCACCCGGATGCTGCCTACCGCAATGTAGCGGTCAAGACCGGATACACCTTCCGGTTTGATGTCATGACAAAAGGCAATATGTTCTCCGCGCAGGACAGCCTCCAGATTAAACCATCCTTTGATTATGTCAGCCTTACCGGAAGCGAACGGTTTCCGGTCGATCTGTATTACCACAGCGGTGACCAGTCTTTCATCAAGATTGGTTCCCGGGAGGACGTCGTCAGCCGGGGTGTGATATTAAATGAACCGATGAGGAATGTGCCGGATACGGAACTTATTGATACCGCTTTGTACCGGTATGATCACGATTATACATTTGGACAGATCTCCGGGCTGAGCCGCGAAGCGTTTGTCGCCCGGTTTATCGGCGTGTTTGCCAAACGTCCGGTGGGGGAAGGCACGTATCACGCTCTTCAACTGACGGAAGGGCTGCGCACTTTGGCAGGGCCTAAAAGCGGTGTTCCTGCTTCGGTGGCCCCGCAGCGGGCGCTGGCAGCTGTGCAGAAGTGGTACGGCGAATACAGTCTGCCGGCCGGGGTTTATGTGGTGAAGCATGGAACTAACCTGGCGGAATACGGAAGAACGCATCAGGGGATTTCGGAGCATGCGGATATTTTTCTGAAAAACGGCTACATCGTCGTCAATTTCGATATTCAGAGTATAGCGGCTGGGCAGCCCCGGCTAACCTATCGGCAGACGCCGCTGATGAACCAGTGGCAGCTTGAAGGTTATGAAGGACAAGCCCAGGATGCCAAGGGGCATATCTTTCAGTTGAAGGACGGGGACGTGGTCTTCTATGATGCCGACCTGTCCAGCAGGGATGACTTCCTGTCTACGGTGACCCATTAA
- a CDS encoding superoxide dismutase — translation MAHELPALPYPANALEPHIDEQTMNIHHDRHHNTYVTNLNNALESAPDLQSKSVEELISNLGAVPENIRTAVRNNGGGHANHSLFWTVIGPNGGGTPSGEVASAIDSDLGGFDKFKEEFTKAATTRFGSGWAWLVVGKDGKLAVTSTPNQDNPLMEGLTPILGLDVWEHAYYLKYQNKRPDYIAAFWNVINWDEVNKRYLAAR, via the coding sequence ATGGCTCATGAATTACCGGCTCTGCCGTATCCAGCAAATGCACTGGAACCTCATATCGATGAGCAGACCATGAACATCCACCATGACCGCCATCACAATACGTACGTAACGAACTTGAACAACGCGCTGGAAAGCGCTCCTGACCTGCAAAGCAAATCCGTTGAAGAGCTGATCTCCAACCTCGGCGCAGTTCCGGAAAATATCCGCACGGCGGTCCGCAACAACGGCGGCGGTCATGCCAACCACAGCTTGTTCTGGACTGTAATTGGTCCAAACGGCGGCGGCACGCCATCCGGTGAAGTTGCTTCGGCAATCGACAGCGATTTGGGCGGCTTCGATAAGTTCAAAGAAGAGTTCACCAAAGCAGCTACTACCCGTTTTGGCAGCGGCTGGGCCTGGCTCGTGGTCGGCAAAGACGGCAAACTTGCCGTAACAAGCACACCAAACCAGGACAACCCGCTGATGGAAGGCCTGACGCCAATCCTCGGCCTGGACGTTTGGGAGCATGCTTACTACTTGAAATATCAAAACAAACGTCCGGATTACATCGCCGCATTCTGGAACGTCATTAATTGGGACGAAGTTAATAAACGTTACCTGGCGGCACGCTAA
- a CDS encoding GNAT family N-acetyltransferase, producing MRVRSFQLSDATHVTELLQVSLSEECYEDTRRAFARQLSFDSGLIMVMEEEEGEAGIIGVLIGTIDQNLGCIYRVAVHPEHRRRGVGKALVQAMEQRFQQRNVSKIVVAGDEHNKAAMPLYEAMGYAGRMLEAFQKLSIAAVHSLS from the coding sequence ATGCGGGTTCGTTCCTTTCAATTGAGTGATGCTACTCATGTTACAGAACTTTTGCAGGTGTCGTTGTCTGAAGAGTGTTACGAAGATACCAGACGTGCTTTTGCAAGACAGCTTTCTTTTGATTCCGGGCTGATTATGGTGATGGAAGAGGAAGAAGGGGAAGCCGGAATTATCGGCGTGCTGATCGGTACGATCGACCAGAACCTGGGTTGTATCTACCGGGTTGCCGTTCATCCTGAACATCGTCGCCGCGGTGTCGGCAAAGCGCTTGTACAAGCTATGGAGCAGCGTTTCCAGCAGCGCAACGTGAGCAAGATTGTAGTTGCGGGCGACGAGCACAACAAAGCCGCCATGCCGCTTTATGAAGCGATGGGTTATGCGGGCCGTATGCTTGAAGC